The genomic stretch TATTTCCAACTCTAAaacatggtatgcagtaccgaatggtatcGCCCGATACGAGCGGTACGTACCAATCCGATGACATACCGGTACGCAGACCGTCCGGTACCACTacaatgctacagtgctacagtagaaaaaaaaaatataaaattattcagtACATCAGGGTATATCGCTCAATACGCCCTGATATATCGCTCGGAACGTCTTAATGTATCACTCGATACACCGGTACTATACCATATCGAGTCAATCTTGAAACATCGATACGGTATTTCATATCTTACtctaaagaattaaaaaaaaatagagagaaagagagatataCAACTTTGATCTACCATTTTCATGTCATTGTCCACTAACCACAGCACATAAAATTCTTGTATAAAACTATTAATGAATGGTGCATCAGATACCTTAGCACTTTGTCATGATAGCCATGAATCTTAAGCCAATCCAAAAGGTGGTCATTTTTTGTTGTCTGCCATTACAGCAGCACTTGAGAGCTCAATCAggaaaaaagagggaggaggaggaaaaaaCATCACATCCCTGATAATGTTGCAATATATTGGATCATTTGGCAACCTGCAGTAGAATTCATGATTTGGCCTCTTGTCACCCCTCACATGATGATGTGTGAGAAAGATATTTTGAAGATTGAGAAAAAAGAAATGTAGTCAGATGGAAGCATGTCATCATCATCCTCTCTGTTTCACACCGCACAGTGTGTTTTACACATATTTCAGAGGATGCCAAAACAGAGACACATCAGAATGTGATGGTGAGAGCTCAAcaagttataagaaaaagaaCTCTGGTCAGATAAAGCATGACAGCCTCCCCTCTGTTTCACATCTTTCATCTTGAAGATGGCTTCTTTGTGGCACATTCTTCCTTCCTTGACACGGGAAGTGGGGCCCTCCACAGCTTGTGTCATCCTTTTTGACCTATCAGGGCCAACCCACATCCTCCTCTGGTGTCCACTAAGTTGACCTATGAAACATCCAATCCATTGTGGAAGATCATCACCTTCGCAACCAATGGATGGAGATTACCCATTGGGGAAAACCAAATGTACTCCATGGTGAAGAACCTCTTCATTACTCAAGTCTCTTCTCAACCAATCACTGATCCAATCTGGATGAATCTGTTTCACACTTCAAACATGAAGGGTAACTCTGACCACAAACCAATAGCACCAGCTGACTTGGGAGGTCTTATAATGGATTGATCACTGTCAAGGAACAACAGGACTCTAGCTTGATAAAGACATCTTTGGCTTCTTCCTCTGGACTGCACCCACAAAGAAAAGGACCAAGGCACAATGAACCTTCATTCCAATGCTAAACTGTATGAAAAAAGTCTCATATCAAGCCAACACCCAAAACTTATAAATGAAATGTTAATTTACATTACATCATTCATCATGCTTCCAAGCAGACAGGAAGTCCATGATGTAGGAAAGTTACCAAATGGATCTCTCTCTCTACTTAGATGGATCTGAAAACTTCCCTGATAGGCATATATTGCCTTTGTTTTACCAAAAGAACCATAGACTTCCATCTCTGTAGTAGAGAAGAACTGGCAACACAAGCTATAAAACGAAACTAATTATTTGATGACTAATTTTCCTTTAAGAGTGCAAGATTCTACACTAGCAGTCGACTCCCTCTGCAATGCTTATTGGAGGCTCCAGAACTGGTAGACATATGAACCTGAATGCAATTATCAAGGCTTGTCCACAGTATCGTCGCTATCCATAATGCGCCCAGAGCCACGACCCATCCTACTGAATGATCCGATAGCCAAAGTCAGACCTTTGAAGCTGCCACTTCCACCACTGAAGTTCCGAGACCTCCTAGACCTCCTTAGCATTGAGTTGGTGGCATTGTCCCCCTCGTCTGCGGCCTTTGTCTTGGCAACCACCAATCTAGAAATGTTGCAACGGCAGAAGGGGCATGATGGTGAAGGCACGGACAAGGTTGTTGGGTTGGGCTTGTTGTGGCAACACAGAGACAACGTGCAGTGAGCGCACATCTGGTGCCCACAGTCTCGGACCTCGATCGTGCAGACTTGGTGGAAGCAGATGAAACAAAGGTCGGAATCACTTGCCTGCAAGATTATTTCCTCATATGAATGAAATCAAGAACAAAACTTGAAGACTAGTAGTTTTCTTCATTAGGGAAGAAGTATCATCTAAAAATATTCTACAAAATTCTGCATTTGAAAATTTCTGTCAGCGAAACAGCTAAAAGGTTATGTTGATAGTTGAAacaaaagtatcaaatttattgTACTATGGCATAATGTTCATCCAGCATTTAATGCAAATCTTATTTTGCAACAAATTGAGTCATTCCACAAATAACTGCATAACCATAACTCAAACTGGTTACAATCTAATTATTAGAATTAAATTTTTTACTGGTGATGTAATATTATAACCTTCAATTAATCATGGAAAAAGAGTATAAATAATCTCCACAAACAACTTAAGCACCGACACTAATAGGTCGCATAATCTATCAAGCCTAACATCCTTTGTAACGGTTGCAAGCAATAATCAATGTCAACAAAAAACATGGATATAAGCATTAAGGTTTCTTTTTTCCAAAAAACCGAAAActgaagttgcaaaatgaaatcttatggtaccTCAGACATATCATCAACTACTTCATCTGAATTGGCAGGAGAGAGCACCAAATATTTTGTTCCCTTTAggatcttcttctctctttccttGTTAGCCTCCATCAGAGCTGCCTCTAGCAAAGCCTTTGCATCTGGATCAAGTTCACTGATGAACTTCAATGGAGAAGGCCAAACCAGAGGCTCAGCTGCTGATGGGTTTAGTAGAGCTGCACATGCTCCATGGTTTCGCTTCAGAGCTACAACATATGGTATTTGCCTGCAAACAGAAACCAGCAAAATGTTCACTGGCAGCAGAAAAAAAACATCATCTCCTATTAAATGATAGATCATCATTGTTAAAAGAAATAATTGTGCTTTTTCTAACAAAGAAAGTTCGGACTACTCATAGCTAGAACATTATGTAAGAAATGGTCCCAGAGAATCCATCCTATATTATCTCACTAGCATAAGACAGCTAAAGATATTAAGATGCCCAAATGCCAGCAGCTAATCCCCGAGAATTAGACTCTATAGTCATTTGTAATATAAATGCAAAAATGAACCAATAGTCAGGAATTTAATCAAGATCTTGGACAAGATAATTATTAGATCAGTTTGTTCAAGATGTCATCTAGTCACCAAACAAGCACAAAGTCGTACATCATGCATTCTGATTTCTTCGATGGTATAGACAAGGTCAAAGGGCAAAACATCCCTACCCAGATGAATCCCTCTGAAGCCTGTCAGCTCCCCATGCAAGCAATTCACGTACGCAATCCAAACTCCCTCCACGAGCGGCCAAGTGCAAAGGGGTGCTCCCAGGATGACTGCAAATTGGAATTTGTGAGCACAGAACACAAACTCTGAACACACATTTACCGGTAGAAGCCCATGTACATATGAAACAGAGAATGAAGCTGTCCATCAAAATACCCATATCCGCCGGTTGAAACACAAACAAGAGCTCCATTGTCCAAGAGAATGTGAACACACTCGGGCCGTCGTTGCCTTGCTGCAAGATGTAGAGGCGTCGCTCCGTTGT from Musa acuminata AAA Group cultivar baxijiao chromosome BXJ1-3, Cavendish_Baxijiao_AAA, whole genome shotgun sequence encodes the following:
- the LOC103974616 gene encoding E3 ubiquitin-protein ligase XB3 translates to MGQRLSCAGSSYDRDFFTAVQAGHLETVRSAVDEDPSLLRRTTVYDRLSSLHIAAANGHVEILSMLLEKYANPDIVNRHKQTPLMLAAIHGKIACVQKLLEAGANILMFDSINGRTCLHHAAYYGHSNCLQAILSAAPILVADTWGFARFVNVGDDNGATPLHLAARQRRPECVHILLDNGALVCVSTGGYGHPGSTPLHLAARGGSLDCVRELLAWGADRLQRDSSGQIPYVVALKRNHGACAALLNPSAAEPLVWPSPLKFISELDPDAKALLEAALMEANKEREKKILKGTKYLVLSPANSDEVVDDMSEASDSDLCFICFHQVCTIEVRDCGHQMCAHCTLSLCCHNKPNPTTLSVPSPSCPFCRCNISRLVVAKTKAADEGDNATNSMLRRSRRSRNFSGGSGSFKGLTLAIGSFSRMGRGSGRIMDSDDTVDKP